In Desulfonatronovibrio hydrogenovorans DSM 9292, the following proteins share a genomic window:
- a CDS encoding GGDEF domain-containing response regulator → MINQENNSRALSPEFRENTGSEFENRSILVIDDDQIMLTSLGHLLSKSGFNVLSANSGTKGLEMARYRRPDLILLDIMLPDVSGLELCRMIKNDPALSTTRIIMISGMKVSPTDQAQGLNAGADGYMIKPLHAQELLARIRTLLRSRIIEEELEDKEKALQKAQLQWQETFDSISDPIVILDKGHRIMQANKEFLHSLGLDLEQIRGRQCSSLACTEENPFDEFPDLGMLENDLELTKEIFSKTLGGHFLVKVTPMTDHKGLITGYVHVARNISSLKATQDQLNKVSNEYEKVFHGTQDALFLMQVENETTFRFIRNNLFHQQATGLTLEALRGKTPQDLLGQKVGSLVAANYKKCLDAGESVSYEEKLSLPGGERVWSTTLTPVFQNDKITHIVGSAQDITERKRAEERLRYLATTDELTGLWNRRHFMDTLNKEMERARRYNQRFSLIMLDIDHFKKINDQYGHDAGDSILEHLAGLVKKHLRQVDVPGRLGGEEFAIILPQTDMNGAYMMAERLRTAMEETSFNYDQTVIKFTISLGVAEYQLDSLHQDQLLKMADAALYQAKKQGRNQTVRAETL, encoded by the coding sequence ATGATCAATCAGGAAAACAATTCCAGGGCTCTCTCACCGGAATTTAGAGAGAACACAGGCTCTGAATTTGAAAACCGTTCGATCCTAGTTATTGACGACGATCAGATTATGCTCACTTCTTTGGGACACCTTCTTTCCAAATCCGGATTCAATGTACTTTCAGCTAATTCCGGGACCAAGGGTCTGGAAATGGCCCGTTACCGGCGTCCCGACCTTATCCTGCTGGACATCATGCTTCCCGATGTCTCTGGACTGGAGCTGTGCCGCATGATCAAAAATGATCCAGCCCTCTCAACCACCCGAATAATCATGATCTCCGGAATGAAGGTTTCCCCGACTGACCAGGCTCAAGGTCTGAATGCAGGTGCTGATGGTTATATGATCAAGCCTCTGCATGCTCAAGAACTGCTGGCCAGGATCAGGACTCTGCTCCGGTCCAGAATTATTGAGGAAGAACTGGAGGATAAAGAAAAGGCCTTGCAAAAAGCTCAGTTGCAGTGGCAAGAGACCTTTGACTCCATATCCGACCCCATTGTCATTCTGGATAAAGGCCACAGGATTATGCAAGCCAATAAGGAGTTTCTTCATTCTCTGGGCCTTGATCTGGAGCAGATTCGCGGCCGGCAGTGTTCTTCTTTGGCCTGCACCGAGGAAAACCCGTTTGATGAATTTCCTGATCTAGGCATGCTGGAAAACGACCTGGAACTGACCAAAGAAATCTTCAGTAAAACCCTGGGAGGGCATTTTCTAGTCAAGGTCACCCCCATGACAGACCATAAAGGCCTGATCACCGGATACGTACATGTGGCCAGAAACATCAGTTCTCTTAAAGCTACCCAGGACCAGCTCAACAAGGTATCCAACGAATACGAAAAAGTCTTTCACGGTACGCAGGACGCTTTGTTTCTGATGCAGGTGGAAAACGAAACCACCTTTAGATTCATCCGAAACAATTTGTTTCACCAGCAAGCCACCGGCTTAACCCTGGAAGCACTCAGGGGCAAAACACCTCAGGACCTTCTTGGACAGAAAGTAGGATCATTGGTTGCCGCAAATTACAAAAAATGCCTGGATGCTGGGGAGTCTGTTTCCTATGAAGAAAAGCTTAGCCTGCCAGGAGGAGAAAGAGTATGGTCCACAACCCTGACTCCTGTTTTTCAGAATGATAAAATCACACATATTGTCGGTTCTGCCCAGGACATCACTGAAAGAAAGAGAGCTGAAGAACGCCTGCGTTATCTGGCCACAACTGACGAATTGACCGGACTCTGGAACAGAAGACACTTCATGGACACACTAAACAAAGAGATGGAAAGGGCCAGACGCTACAACCAGAGATTTTCCCTGATCATGCTGGACATTGATCACTTCAAAAAGATCAATGATCAATACGGGCATGATGCAGGAGACAGTATCCTGGAGCACCTGGCCGGACTGGTCAAAAAACACCTGCGTCAGGTTGATGTTCCGGGCAGGCTGGGCGGCGAGGAATTTGCCATCATCCTTCCTCAGACTGATATGAATGGAGCCTACATGATGGCTGAACGCTTAAGAACGGCCATGGAGGAAACAAGTTTCAATTATGACCAAACCGTCATTAAATTTACCATAAGTCTTGGAGTAGCCGAATATCAGCTGGACTCCCTCCACCAGGATCAACTCCTGAAAATGGCTGATGCGGCCCTTTACCAGGCCAAGAAACAGGGCAGAAACCAGACCGTCAGGGCTGAAACGCTCTAA
- a CDS encoding aminopeptidase, translating to MFTTEELDRYAQVMIWGMKKARKNPFVKDNIVLIRTDKACLPLADEIYRQLLIMELNPVVRINLPEDLEKTFFTSAQDHQLEFRIPGDAELYSSLNGLISLLGPESLTHLKDVDPSRIGKYAVTKKYLRDILEDRENKGEFGWSLCLYPTGELASKAGMEIDEYKRQIIKAAYLDQADPGALWQSIFETSKKVKTWLNQMDVEYFHVVSENTDLKVFPGLKRKWLGVSGHNIPSFEIFLSPDYRRTQGVFYADQPSYRSGNLVRGVRLEFQDGKVVKAEAEEGQEFLLKQVALDEGASFLGEFSLTDKRFSRIDKFMAHTLFDENFGGPNGNCHVALGASYSDTFSDDPDTLTKELKKELGFNDSALHWDLVNTEKKTVRAHLKNKDVITIYDDGMFTMGGL from the coding sequence TTGTTTACCACGGAAGAATTGGACAGGTACGCCCAGGTCATGATCTGGGGCATGAAAAAGGCCCGTAAAAATCCATTTGTCAAAGATAATATCGTTTTGATCAGGACTGATAAGGCCTGTCTTCCACTGGCTGATGAAATATACAGGCAGTTGCTGATAATGGAACTCAACCCGGTGGTCAGGATCAATCTGCCTGAAGATCTTGAAAAAACCTTCTTTACCAGTGCCCAGGACCATCAGCTTGAGTTCAGAATCCCGGGGGATGCTGAACTTTATTCCTCTCTTAATGGTCTTATTTCCCTTTTGGGGCCTGAATCACTGACCCACCTCAAAGATGTCGATCCTTCAAGAATTGGTAAATATGCTGTTACCAAGAAATACTTAAGAGACATACTGGAAGACAGGGAGAATAAGGGTGAATTTGGATGGAGCCTTTGCCTCTACCCCACCGGGGAACTTGCCTCCAAGGCTGGGATGGAGATTGATGAGTATAAAAGGCAGATAATCAAGGCAGCATACCTGGACCAGGCTGACCCTGGAGCCTTGTGGCAGAGCATTTTTGAGACCTCAAAAAAGGTCAAGACCTGGCTCAATCAGATGGATGTGGAATACTTTCATGTTGTGTCCGAAAATACGGATTTAAAGGTCTTTCCGGGATTGAAAAGAAAATGGCTGGGTGTGTCCGGTCATAACATCCCCAGTTTTGAAATTTTTCTTTCTCCGGACTATCGAAGGACCCAGGGTGTTTTTTATGCTGACCAGCCCTCGTATCGGAGTGGCAACCTGGTCAGGGGGGTCCGGCTTGAGTTTCAGGACGGCAAGGTTGTCAAGGCCGAAGCAGAGGAAGGGCAGGAATTTTTGCTCAAACAGGTAGCCCTTGATGAGGGAGCTTCTTTTCTGGGCGAGTTTTCACTGACAGACAAACGGTTTTCACGCATAGACAAGTTTATGGCTCATACTTTGTTTGATGAGAATTTTGGTGGCCCTAATGGCAACTGCCATGTTGCCCTTGGAGCTTCCTACTCAGATACTTTTTCAGATGACCCAGACACACTGACCAAGGAACTGAAAAAAGAGCTGGGCTTTAATGATTCGGCCCTGCACTGGGATCTGGTGAACACTGAAAAGAAAACAGTGCGTGCGCATCTGAAAAATAAGGATGTGATAACTATCTACGATGATGGAATGTTTACCATGGGCGGGCTTTAG
- a CDS encoding class IV adenylate cyclase, producing MKVMQIETELKFRVEGFREITTRLAGMEAHSSPWYFEQNIVLDDQTGRLRKRDCLLRIRSGMANKLTLKLPVPDAGPGIAKTRQEFETTIGDAGEVFAIFCSLGYSIWLKYEKFRQVWKMQDVKICLDILPFGRFVELEAAEEVIVKKVQCLGLDMENSTAKTYHELNQDWIAELGLEPTNDFIFSPEQIISLMHELNIKGDENCLPRKNWTGTPRS from the coding sequence ATGAAAGTAATGCAGATTGAAACGGAGCTGAAGTTCAGGGTAGAGGGCTTCAGGGAAATAACCACAAGATTGGCTGGAATGGAAGCTCATTCCAGCCCATGGTATTTTGAGCAGAATATTGTGCTTGATGACCAAACCGGGCGACTCAGGAAGAGAGACTGTCTTTTAAGGATTCGTTCTGGAATGGCCAATAAACTTACCCTTAAACTTCCTGTCCCTGATGCCGGGCCTGGGATCGCTAAAACCAGGCAGGAATTTGAAACGACCATTGGAGATGCCGGAGAAGTCTTTGCAATTTTCTGTTCCCTAGGATACTCTATTTGGCTTAAGTATGAGAAGTTCAGACAGGTATGGAAAATGCAAGATGTCAAGATCTGCCTGGATATTCTCCCTTTTGGCAGATTTGTAGAACTGGAGGCAGCTGAAGAGGTTATTGTTAAGAAAGTTCAGTGCCTTGGTCTGGACATGGAAAACTCCACTGCAAAGACATATCACGAACTGAATCAGGACTGGATTGCTGAGCTTGGTCTGGAACCAACCAATGACTTTATTTTTAGCCCTGAACAGATTATCAGTCTAATGCACGAATTGAACATCAAAGGAGATGAAAATTGTTTACCACGGAAGAATTGGACAGGTACGCCCAGGTCATGA
- a CDS encoding HD domain-containing phosphohydrolase, producing MVNQRVLFVDDDLNILEGFQRTLRKKFQVETATGPMQGLRTINEKGPYAVVVADLKMPKISGIEFLSRVKKLFPETVRIMLTGHGDLNVAMEAINQGNVFRFLVKPCAPHEIDNALQAGIEQYRLVTLEKDIMEKTVTGITDTLTDILTITNEEAMGRATRIKRFVRDVALHLGETDVWFYETGALLSQIGCVVLPQAILQKIKTGEKLEDEELELFSQHPFIASNLISKIPRLEKLGNMVAYQEKHYNGDGFPAGTVKGRDIPLGSRILKIVLDYDLLINRGFSRKDSLLRMLDRKGRYDPKVIKAFIEVLQLEEQYSYSRVSVKDLLPYMIAGDEILSLSGMLLLQKGSELTLSQVERLNSLEKTYGVKQPISVLIPPKEIRRKKESLTREG from the coding sequence ATGGTAAATCAGAGGGTCCTTTTTGTTGACGATGACCTAAACATCCTTGAAGGATTCCAGCGCACCCTGCGCAAAAAATTCCAGGTGGAAACTGCAACTGGCCCAATGCAGGGACTTCGGACCATCAATGAAAAAGGTCCATACGCTGTAGTGGTGGCCGACCTTAAAATGCCCAAAATCAGCGGCATTGAATTTCTTTCCAGAGTCAAAAAACTGTTTCCAGAGACTGTCAGAATAATGCTGACCGGACATGGAGACCTGAATGTGGCCATGGAAGCCATAAACCAGGGAAATGTATTTCGCTTCCTGGTCAAACCGTGCGCACCCCATGAGATTGACAATGCCTTGCAGGCAGGGATTGAACAGTATCGTCTGGTCACCCTGGAAAAGGACATCATGGAAAAGACTGTTACCGGGATTACCGACACCCTGACGGACATATTGACCATCACCAATGAAGAAGCCATGGGCAGAGCAACAAGAATCAAACGATTCGTCCGGGACGTGGCTCTGCACCTGGGTGAGACAGATGTCTGGTTTTATGAGACCGGAGCTTTACTGTCCCAGATCGGATGCGTTGTCCTGCCCCAGGCAATCCTGCAGAAAATTAAAACCGGGGAAAAACTTGAAGATGAAGAGCTGGAGCTGTTCAGTCAACACCCCTTTATTGCCTCGAATCTGATCAGCAAGATACCCAGACTGGAAAAGCTGGGCAACATGGTCGCCTACCAGGAAAAACATTACAATGGAGATGGGTTCCCAGCTGGCACGGTCAAAGGCAGGGATATCCCTCTGGGATCTCGGATTCTAAAGATCGTTCTGGACTATGACCTGCTCATAAACAGAGGGTTTTCGAGAAAAGACAGTTTACTGCGGATGCTGGACAGAAAGGGACGCTATGATCCAAAAGTAATAAAGGCATTTATTGAAGTCCTTCAGCTGGAGGAACAATACTCATATAGCAGGGTCTCAGTGAAAGATCTGCTGCCTTACATGATTGCTGGAGATGAGATCCTGTCTTTAAGCGGCATGCTCCTGCTTCAAAAAGGAAGCGAATTGACTCTGAGCCAGGTGGAGAGACTGAACAGTCTGGAAAAGACCTATGGAGTCAAACAGCCCATTTCAGTATTGATTCCTCCAAAGGAAATCCGCAGGAAAAAAGAATCATTAACCCGGGAAGGTTGA
- a CDS encoding response regulator produces the protein MHVKQVLFVDDEQNILSGLKRMLRPMRTEWKMFFVQSGSEALALMGKEPMDVVVTDMRMPGMDGAELLTQVMTKYPRTIRIILSGHSDIDSVIQTVLPAHQYLSKPCSSEQLKAVIEKAVAIKDLIEDDSVQSVINSIGSLPAVPEVYHQVVRELSGPEPSLARIGKIISQDVGMCAKLLKLVNSSFFGFCRHISSPEQAATLLGTNVIRSLILSVHIFSVFDFSRVPGFSLKDLWEHCLTTGRLAEKLGRAEGITKDMADECYIGGLLHDVGKLVLASQLPDRYNMILEKVRQENRSVHEVELEIMGTTHAEIGAYLMGIWGLPISIVEAIAFHHNPSKPVQTFNPVSAVYAANILERKYYIVNPDYFVPDFDLEYLGRMGLLDRLESWQALALKDGRTAMESDED, from the coding sequence GTGCATGTAAAACAGGTTCTTTTTGTAGATGATGAGCAGAACATCCTTAGTGGCTTGAAAAGAATGCTCAGGCCTATGCGGACCGAGTGGAAGATGTTTTTTGTTCAGAGCGGGTCAGAAGCGCTGGCCCTTATGGGTAAAGAGCCGATGGATGTCGTTGTTACAGACATGCGCATGCCGGGTATGGACGGTGCAGAACTGCTGACCCAGGTAATGACGAAATATCCGCGCACCATCCGGATCATCCTGTCAGGACACTCGGATATTGACTCAGTCATCCAGACAGTCCTGCCTGCTCACCAGTATCTCTCAAAACCCTGCAGTTCTGAGCAGTTGAAAGCAGTGATTGAAAAGGCCGTGGCTATCAAGGACTTGATCGAAGATGACTCAGTCCAGTCTGTTATAAACAGCATCGGTTCTCTTCCGGCTGTGCCTGAGGTTTATCATCAGGTAGTCAGGGAGCTTTCAGGCCCAGAGCCTTCTCTGGCCAGAATCGGCAAAATTATTTCCCAGGATGTGGGGATGTGTGCAAAGCTGTTAAAGCTGGTTAATTCTTCATTTTTCGGGTTCTGCAGGCATATTTCCAGTCCGGAACAGGCCGCCACCCTCCTGGGCACAAACGTGATCCGGTCCCTTATATTGTCAGTACATATTTTTTCTGTATTTGATTTTTCCAGGGTCCCGGGTTTCTCTCTTAAGGATCTGTGGGAGCATTGCCTGACAACAGGAAGGCTGGCTGAAAAGCTGGGGCGGGCTGAAGGAATTACCAAGGATATGGCTGATGAATGCTATATTGGAGGTTTGCTCCATGATGTGGGCAAGCTTGTTCTGGCAAGTCAGCTTCCAGACCGTTACAACATGATCCTGGAAAAGGTGCGTCAAGAAAATCGGTCTGTACATGAAGTGGAGCTGGAGATCATGGGCACGACCCATGCCGAGATAGGTGCATATCTCATGGGGATATGGGGACTGCCGATTTCCATTGTTGAGGCCATAGCCTTTCACCACAATCCCTCCAAGCCGGTCCAGACCTTTAACCCGGTCAGCGCAGTTTATGCGGCCAACATCCTGGAACGCAAATACTATATCGTTAACCCTGACTACTTCGTTCCTGATTTTGACCTGGAATATCTGGGCAGAATGGGGCTGTTAGACAGACTGGAGTCATGGCAGGCTCTGGCACTTAAGGACGGCAGGACAGCAATGGAGTCTGATGAAGACTGA
- a CDS encoding PAS domain S-box protein, with the protein MKKILIVEDDQTARTILKKTVQKHGYEVCAEAGTGDEAIKSIARQPPDVVLMDIMLPGEMDGIEAAGIIRNNWSIPVIFISALYDEHTIQRAAETLPYAYLRKPVESGQLVAEIDLALRRKQKEAELELKRRTVENKLKDSEEKFRRLSQDMPIMVCTFHKDSTLYFVNNAYCDFFGKSADELIGRTWHDLLPAEVKAEAHKRLNKLTRENPIDYYEFAATRPDGSVGWQKWTARAMYDGNGEFLYYQAIGEDTTSRNRALMGLEENERILNSVLQAINVSLVVVDIESRKIVRLNEEAEKLFKDNDLLGKDYDQVVRKVFDGQELGFDFCTECLPVYHKEIKLKDHAGEVVPVSFCAFEEEFQQKKSVVLIFHDISERKSLEMQLAHAQKLEAVGELAAGIAHEINTPAQYVGDNTRFLKDVFEDIMGLVDEYDTIVRELLDRDLVKNLDAARERADYDFLVSEVPRSIEQSLQGLERISTIVKAMKKFSHPGERDEMTYFDLRDSLENTIAICRNEWKYVAEVKTSFPPDLPGIRGYPHDLNQVFLNLIVNAAQAIKEKVQGTDEKGLIKVRVGVAEGYVEIQIEDTGAGIPAKYQDRVFNQFFTTKPVGKGTGQGLAIAYSIVVDKHGGSITFDSTPGQGTLFSVRIPQP; encoded by the coding sequence ATGAAGAAAATTTTGATTGTTGAAGATGACCAGACTGCAAGGACCATTTTAAAAAAGACGGTTCAGAAACATGGCTATGAAGTGTGTGCTGAAGCCGGAACAGGGGATGAGGCTATCAAAAGCATTGCCCGGCAACCACCGGATGTGGTCTTAATGGATATCATGCTGCCTGGTGAAATGGACGGCATAGAGGCCGCAGGAATTATCAGAAACAACTGGTCCATACCTGTAATCTTTATTTCTGCTCTGTATGATGAGCATACCATTCAAAGGGCTGCCGAGACTCTTCCATATGCTTATCTTAGGAAACCAGTGGAAAGCGGGCAGCTGGTGGCTGAAATTGATCTTGCTCTGCGCAGGAAGCAAAAGGAAGCCGAGCTGGAGCTGAAGCGTAGAACTGTAGAAAATAAACTGAAAGACAGTGAGGAAAAGTTTCGCCGACTGTCTCAGGATATGCCCATCATGGTCTGCACTTTTCATAAAGATTCAACTCTTTATTTTGTAAACAATGCCTATTGTGATTTTTTTGGAAAATCTGCTGATGAACTCATAGGAAGAACGTGGCATGACCTGTTGCCGGCAGAAGTCAAGGCTGAAGCCCACAAAAGGCTAAATAAACTGACCAGAGAGAATCCGATTGATTATTATGAGTTTGCTGCCACCAGGCCTGATGGATCTGTGGGTTGGCAAAAGTGGACTGCCAGGGCAATGTATGATGGAAACGGGGAGTTTCTTTATTATCAGGCAATCGGAGAAGACACCACCAGCCGGAATAGGGCGTTGATGGGCCTTGAAGAAAACGAAAGGATACTCAACTCTGTTCTGCAGGCCATCAATGTATCTCTGGTGGTGGTGGATATTGAGTCCAGAAAGATAGTCAGGTTAAATGAAGAGGCTGAAAAATTATTTAAGGACAATGACCTCCTGGGTAAAGATTATGATCAGGTGGTTAGAAAAGTCTTTGACGGGCAAGAACTTGGTTTTGATTTTTGTACTGAATGCCTGCCTGTGTATCATAAAGAGATCAAACTCAAAGATCATGCCGGAGAAGTGGTTCCTGTTTCCTTTTGTGCTTTTGAGGAAGAATTTCAACAGAAAAAATCAGTCGTCCTAATTTTCCACGACATTTCTGAGCGCAAATCCCTGGAGATGCAGCTGGCCCATGCCCAGAAGCTGGAAGCAGTGGGAGAACTGGCTGCCGGCATAGCTCACGAAATAAACACTCCAGCCCAGTATGTTGGGGATAATACCAGGTTTTTGAAGGACGTCTTTGAAGATATCATGGGTCTGGTTGACGAATATGACACAATTGTCAGGGAGTTGTTGGACCGGGATTTAGTCAAAAACCTGGATGCAGCCAGGGAGAGGGCAGATTATGATTTTCTCGTTTCCGAAGTTCCCAGATCCATAGAGCAGTCCCTGCAGGGGCTGGAGCGGATCAGTACTATAGTCAAGGCCATGAAAAAGTTTTCCCACCCTGGTGAACGTGATGAAATGACCTACTTTGATCTCAGGGATTCTCTGGAAAACACCATCGCCATATGCAGAAACGAGTGGAAATACGTGGCAGAAGTTAAGACTTCTTTTCCCCCTGACCTGCCAGGTATCCGGGGCTATCCTCATGATCTTAATCAGGTTTTTTTAAATCTTATTGTTAACGCAGCCCAGGCTATTAAAGAAAAGGTGCAGGGTACGGATGAGAAGGGACTGATCAAGGTCAGGGTTGGTGTAGCTGAAGGTTATGTGGAAATACAGATTGAAGATACCGGAGCAGGGATTCCTGCTAAATACCAGGACAGAGTGTTCAACCAGTTTTTTACTACAAAACCCGTGGGTAAGGGCACGGGCCAGGGCCTGGCCATAGCTTATTCCATCGTTGTAGACAAGCATGGGGGCAGCATCACATTTGATTCAACGCCTGGCCAGGGAACTCTTTTCTCGGTCAGGATACCTCAGCCGTAA
- a CDS encoding chemotaxis protein CheX, with the protein MAEQYNVEFINPVLNAVQSVLSSMANIEVVPGKPYLNKKRTSVGDITGLLEIDGYSKGVLSLSLGKDVILSIVNNMLFENYTELNDDIADAVGELTNMISGQARKELAESGMVFKAKTPRVVQGKGRKLDHIPSSPILSVPFSCAKGKLVVEISIAGQ; encoded by the coding sequence ATGGCTGAGCAATACAATGTCGAATTCATAAACCCGGTTCTAAACGCAGTCCAAAGTGTCCTCTCCAGTATGGCGAATATCGAGGTTGTTCCTGGAAAGCCTTACCTGAACAAAAAAAGAACATCTGTCGGCGATATCACTGGTCTTTTGGAAATAGATGGCTACTCCAAGGGAGTGTTGTCCCTTAGTCTTGGCAAAGACGTTATTTTATCCATAGTCAATAATATGCTTTTTGAGAACTATACTGAACTCAATGATGATATTGCTGATGCTGTGGGCGAGTTGACCAATATGATATCCGGCCAGGCCCGTAAGGAGCTGGCCGAGTCAGGCATGGTTTTTAAGGCTAAAACACCAAGAGTAGTTCAGGGAAAAGGCCGTAAACTTGACCATATTCCTTCTTCCCCTATCCTGTCTGTTCCTTTTTCCTGTGCCAAAGGCAAGCTGGTCGTGGAAATAAGCATTGCAGGCCAGTAG
- a CDS encoding HDOD domain-containing protein has translation MKKVCTEHLQPGMEIGKDVPGVDDSVFIPKGTLLSVGHIQGLIDLGISWVRVISQGEQEDLEDLARRCQEHVRPYFNYVDPDSPVFNSLYREVLESTMSRLVQAGDWVLPCGHEFRATEHQGMRDLFFKEEGGPEDIVSHEMELISVPDTYFRLQEILKSPDSSARHVADVVRLDVNLTAKLLRLVNSPIYAFPSQVDSIERAVAIIGVEGVSSLALGIIAMPMFKDIPSDLMDVSTFWRHSISCAIFSKELARLCGFEGEQFFTAGLLHDVGRLLLLKNLPQAYLQVLLHARGNTLPLPEAEEVILGFNHAGLGEKLLRAWGCPDRLASLVGNHHQAKGSDLPRQAAIIQLADNMAVAFAIAGGWSYVLPGMEDDFWQELKLGTNQVVDLFQKHGEALRQVSHMLI, from the coding sequence GTGAAAAAAGTCTGTACTGAGCACCTTCAGCCTGGAATGGAGATAGGCAAAGACGTGCCTGGAGTGGATGACAGTGTTTTCATTCCCAAGGGTACTCTTTTGTCCGTTGGACATATCCAGGGTCTGATTGATCTGGGCATCAGCTGGGTCCGTGTCATATCTCAAGGGGAGCAAGAGGATCTGGAAGACCTGGCCAGGCGCTGCCAGGAGCATGTCCGGCCATATTTCAATTATGTTGATCCGGACAGCCCAGTCTTCAACAGCCTGTACAGGGAGGTCCTGGAGAGTACCATGTCCCGCCTGGTCCAGGCCGGTGACTGGGTCCTGCCATGCGGGCATGAATTCCGGGCCACTGAACATCAGGGGATGCGGGATCTTTTCTTTAAGGAAGAGGGAGGTCCTGAGGATATTGTCAGCCATGAGATGGAGCTGATTTCAGTTCCAGATACCTATTTCAGGTTGCAGGAGATTTTAAAGTCTCCGGACAGTTCAGCCCGGCATGTAGCCGATGTTGTGCGTCTGGACGTCAATCTTACCGCCAAGCTGTTGCGTCTTGTCAACAGCCCCATATATGCTTTCCCATCTCAGGTAGATTCAATTGAAAGGGCTGTGGCCATCATCGGAGTAGAGGGTGTATCCAGTCTGGCCCTGGGGATTATCGCCATGCCCATGTTCAAGGACATTCCCTCGGACCTGATGGATGTGTCTACTTTCTGGCGCCACTCCATAAGCTGCGCTATTTTTTCCAAGGAACTGGCCAGGTTGTGCGGGTTCGAGGGCGAGCAGTTTTTTACTGCCGGGCTTTTGCATGATGTGGGGCGTTTATTGCTTTTGAAAAACCTTCCCCAAGCTTACCTGCAGGTTCTGCTTCATGCCAGAGGAAATACTCTTCCCCTGCCTGAGGCTGAAGAAGTTATTCTTGGCTTCAATCACGCCGGACTGGGAGAAAAACTCCTGAGGGCCTGGGGCTGTCCGGACAGGCTGGCCAGCCTGGTTGGCAATCATCATCAGGCCAAAGGTTCAGACCTGCCCCGCCAGGCCGCAATAATCCAGCTGGCCGACAATATGGCTGTGGCTTTTGCTATTGCCGGAGGCTGGAGTTATGTTTTGCCTGGAATGGAGGATGATTTCTGGCAGGAACTGAAGCTCGGCACAAATCAAGTGGTTGATCTTTTCCAAAAGCACGGGGAAGCCTTGAGACAGGTTTCCCACATGCTTATTTGA
- a CDS encoding CheR family methyltransferase, translated as MSFFSSQPLGLRTTTPLTDKEFEELRSFIYQLAGIDVPKQRKYLLENRLRSRIIELKLKSFSEYYQYLRHGADRKQEIEVFCEKMTTNETSFFRDQKQLDVFRDSILMPTLDEQKNSGRKSLNIWSAGCSSGEEPYTLSMMLHEILKLGIIGWKIRITANDISSAMIEKAKQGLYNDYSLRNTPKDIIARYFTKEPGGYRIHPKVQKNVNFQKINLNDTAALKTIPRSQIVFCRNVIIYFDLAMKKKVINAFYDNLQPGGYLILGHSESLHSITNIFQPVRKPGGMVYQRME; from the coding sequence ATGTCATTTTTCAGTTCGCAGCCTCTGGGTCTTCGCACTACCACCCCCTTGACTGATAAGGAGTTTGAGGAACTGCGCTCTTTTATCTACCAGCTGGCCGGGATAGATGTTCCCAAGCAAAGAAAGTATCTGCTTGAAAACAGGCTGCGTTCAAGGATTATTGAACTCAAGCTCAAGAGTTTTTCCGAATACTATCAATATCTTCGTCATGGTGCAGACAGAAAACAGGAAATAGAGGTCTTCTGTGAAAAGATGACCACCAATGAAACCAGCTTTTTTCGGGATCAGAAACAGTTGGATGTGTTCAGGGATTCCATCCTGATGCCCACTCTTGACGAGCAGAAAAACTCAGGCAGAAAAAGTCTGAATATCTGGTCAGCTGGCTGTTCGTCAGGTGAAGAGCCCTACACACTGAGCATGATGCTTCATGAAATTCTCAAGCTGGGCATAATCGGATGGAAAATAAGGATTACTGCCAATGATATATCAAGCGCAATGATTGAGAAGGCAAAGCAGGGTCTTTATAATGATTATTCACTTCGCAATACCCCCAAAGACATCATAGCCAGATATTTCACCAAGGAGCCGGGCGGATACCGAATCCATCCCAAGGTCCAGAAAAATGTCAATTTTCAAAAGATTAACCTGAACGATACTGCTGCCTTGAAAACCATCCCAAGATCGCAGATCGTATTTTGCCGCAATGTGATTATTTATTTTGACCTGGCCATGAAAAAGAAGGTCATAAATGCCTTTTACGACAACCTTCAGCCTGGTGGATATCTCATCCTCGGCCACTCAGAGTCACTGCACAGTATAACCAACATATTTCAGCCTGTGAGAAAACCCGGAGGAATGGTCTATCAAAGAATGGAATAG